A part of Limihaloglobus sulfuriphilus genomic DNA contains:
- a CDS encoding four helix bundle protein yields the protein MPFAFEKLLVYQKAVDFADTVCSLSKNFPRGYYFLVDQINRAALSISANIAEGNGRFTKRDRNNFFTIARGSIQECVPLLELAARQGLIDADKHEELKFELIEIAKMLSGLIARCKNRE from the coding sequence ATGCCATTTGCCTTTGAAAAATTACTGGTTTATCAAAAAGCAGTTGATTTCGCGGATACAGTTTGCAGTTTATCTAAGAACTTTCCTCGAGGTTATTATTTTCTTGTTGATCAAATTAACAGGGCTGCTTTGTCAATATCCGCTAATATAGCAGAAGGTAACGGGCGATTTACAAAAAGAGACCGGAATAACTTTTTCACAATCGCGCGAGGAAGTATCCAGGAATGCGTTCCGTTGCTTGAACTCGCTGCAAGGCAGGGGCTGATTGATGCTGATAAACATGAGGAGCTGAAATTTGAGCTTATTGAAATTGCTAAAATGCTTTCTGGTTTGATAGCCAGATGCAAAAATAGAGAGTAG
- a CDS encoding alpha-mannosidase, with amino-acid sequence MLDHKTRFTLEKLTAKLELLKDKCETKAMPLGPVKYIELPDATAEPMIEPDFDDSSWQTLEAPCYWGGWRRNFTMRGVFSIPAGWCGGGCAALSFDFGSEPDLDFCHPEMLVHIDGEPLAAADRFHRLLFIPDKYCDGKEHSLAMSGYTGMLGFKRDENHQKLFMKKMDIIEFNRPAAEFTALSRAALESVRRLPEDSPARSRLLNVLDKSFTKLELSPVHTEGFMPSLEQASKMLNDGIQACGEPMDVDIHAIGHSHIDVAWLWPLAQTRNKCRRSFSTVMALMDEHRDYVFTQSQPQLYQYVLEDSPQLFEKIRQKVKQDRWEPIGGMWVEADCNISGAESLARQFLLGRGFFAEHFGQDADSPILWLPDVFGYSANLPQIIKLAGMEYFFTIKISWNQYNSLPYDSFWWQGIDGTKVLAHLGTTRESSDEREVTYNSMATPNQFYNTWAFCKQKEFHTDLMCCYGYGDGGGGPTREMLENIEHCNNMPGMPRVKHSKAIEFFDRLKEKSSDKLPIWNGELYLEYHRGTYTTQAANKKNNRRSEFGLHDAEFLSSLASVLDSDYKYPADSFTRAWQLVCLNQFHDIIPGSSIAEVYRDSDRDYAEVADIVGETSRAAIDVVCSKSHADILLINPASAARNDAAVIDAAIDDNQHLEDSCGNPVLSQKTENGMLIDCKGLNGFEVRRLSIAGGSLDAENVSVTDRTLENSFVRVCLNDAGDIESIYDKKHCREIIPDGCIANEMLAFEDRPISYDAWDIEIYYQDKVYKAEPAESIRVVEEGPLCSAIEVKRRILASTYTQRISLGANSAQIDISTDIDWREKKTLLKAAFPVDILSPEASYEIQWGHVKRSTHKNTSWDWARFESCAQKWVDLSEDDYGVSLLNDCKYGHDIQDNVIRITLLRGSTMPDADADKGRHTFKYSILPHAGRVGMETVNAGYAVNDPVIAVRNDSAAAVSQDISPLFSVDRESVVIETVKRSEDGTALLLRLYNSLAGRGEFRLTAGFDVKECFKSNIMEENLEKLDVADNAVTLNIKPFEILCLKIS; translated from the coding sequence ATGCTTGACCACAAAACAAGATTCACACTTGAAAAACTTACAGCAAAACTTGAGCTGTTAAAAGATAAATGCGAAACAAAGGCGATGCCTCTGGGGCCGGTTAAATATATTGAGCTCCCCGATGCCACAGCCGAGCCGATGATAGAGCCGGACTTCGATGATTCCTCATGGCAGACGTTAGAGGCGCCCTGTTACTGGGGCGGCTGGAGACGCAACTTCACTATGCGGGGCGTGTTTTCTATCCCTGCCGGCTGGTGCGGCGGCGGCTGCGCTGCTTTGAGTTTCGATTTCGGCAGCGAGCCTGATCTGGACTTTTGCCATCCGGAGATGCTTGTTCATATTGACGGCGAGCCGCTGGCCGCTGCTGATCGTTTCCACAGACTTTTATTCATACCGGATAAATACTGTGACGGAAAAGAGCATAGTCTTGCGATGAGCGGCTATACGGGTATGCTGGGTTTCAAGCGTGACGAAAACCATCAGAAGCTCTTCATGAAAAAGATGGATATCATTGAGTTCAACAGGCCGGCAGCAGAGTTCACGGCTTTGTCGCGAGCGGCTCTCGAGTCAGTACGCAGGCTCCCCGAGGACAGCCCCGCCCGGTCAAGGCTTTTAAACGTACTGGATAAATCGTTTACAAAGCTGGAGTTATCGCCTGTGCATACAGAAGGGTTTATGCCGAGCCTTGAGCAGGCCTCGAAGATGCTTAATGACGGAATCCAGGCCTGCGGAGAGCCGATGGATGTTGATATCCACGCGATCGGCCATTCACATATCGATGTTGCGTGGCTCTGGCCCCTTGCCCAGACTCGCAATAAGTGCCGGAGGTCATTCAGTACCGTAATGGCGCTTATGGACGAGCACAGGGATTACGTCTTCACACAGAGCCAGCCCCAGCTGTATCAATACGTGCTTGAGGATTCTCCCCAGCTCTTTGAAAAGATACGCCAAAAGGTTAAGCAAGACCGCTGGGAGCCAATCGGCGGTATGTGGGTAGAGGCAGACTGCAATATCTCCGGCGCGGAATCTCTGGCAAGGCAGTTTTTGCTTGGCCGCGGCTTTTTCGCCGAGCATTTTGGCCAAGACGCTGATTCGCCGATACTCTGGCTGCCGGATGTTTTCGGCTACAGTGCCAATCTGCCCCAGATAATCAAGTTGGCAGGCATGGAGTATTTCTTTACCATAAAGATTTCCTGGAACCAGTATAACAGTCTGCCCTATGACTCTTTCTGGTGGCAGGGGATTGACGGGACAAAGGTACTTGCTCATCTGGGCACTACCCGCGAAAGCTCGGACGAGCGGGAAGTAACCTACAACAGCATGGCAACCCCCAACCAGTTTTATAATACCTGGGCGTTCTGCAAACAGAAGGAATTCCACACAGACCTGATGTGCTGTTACGGTTATGGTGACGGCGGCGGCGGCCCGACCCGTGAGATGCTTGAAAACATTGAACACTGTAATAACATGCCCGGAATGCCCCGGGTGAAACATTCCAAAGCAATAGAGTTTTTTGACAGGCTCAAAGAAAAAAGCTCCGATAAACTTCCCATATGGAACGGTGAGCTGTATCTTGAGTACCACCGCGGCACATACACAACACAGGCGGCCAATAAGAAAAACAACCGCCGCAGTGAATTCGGCCTCCACGATGCGGAATTTCTCTCGTCGCTGGCTTCTGTGCTGGATTCTGATTACAAATATCCGGCTGACAGCTTTACCAGGGCCTGGCAGCTGGTTTGCCTCAATCAGTTCCATGATATTATACCCGGCTCAAGTATAGCTGAAGTTTATCGTGATTCCGACAGGGACTACGCAGAGGTTGCCGATATCGTCGGCGAGACCTCCAGAGCCGCGATAGATGTTGTATGCTCGAAGTCACACGCTGATATTCTTCTCATCAATCCTGCCTCTGCCGCAAGAAATGACGCGGCTGTGATTGACGCGGCCATAGACGATAACCAGCATTTAGAGGACAGTTGCGGCAATCCCGTACTCTCTCAGAAAACAGAGAATGGTATGCTTATTGACTGCAAAGGCTTAAACGGCTTTGAGGTCAGGCGGCTAAGCATTGCCGGGGGGAGTCTGGACGCGGAAAATGTCTCTGTGACCGATAGAACGCTGGAAAATAGTTTCGTGCGGGTATGCTTAAATGATGCCGGCGATATTGAAAGCATATACGACAAAAAGCATTGCAGGGAAATAATCCCCGACGGCTGCATAGCCAACGAAATGCTGGCCTTCGAAGACCGGCCAATATCCTATGACGCATGGGATATCGAGATTTATTACCAGGACAAGGTTTATAAGGCCGAGCCCGCCGAATCAATAAGGGTTGTTGAAGAGGGGCCTTTGTGTTCAGCTATCGAGGTAAAACGCAGGATACTTGCAAGCACATACACCCAGAGAATAAGCCTTGGCGCTAATTCTGCCCAGATAGACATTTCAACAGACATTGACTGGCGTGAAAAAAAGACGCTTCTCAAAGCGGCGTTCCCCGTTGATATACTCAGCCCCGAGGCATCTTATGAAATCCAGTGGGGGCATGTAAAACGCTCCACGCATAAGAATACAAGCTGGGACTGGGCACGCTTTGAATCCTGTGCTCAGAAATGGGTTGACCTCAGCGAGGATGATTACGGCGTCAGCCTGCTCAATGACTGCAAGTACGGCCATGATATACAGGATAACGTGATTCGCATAACTCTACTTCGCGGCTCTACAATGCCCGACGCCGATGCCGATAAAGGCCGCCACACATTCAAATACAGCATCCTGCCCCACGCCGGACGCGTCGGCATGGAAACGGTAAATGCCGGTTATGCGGTTAATGACCCTGTAATCGCCGTCAGGAATGACTCCGCCGCGGCAGTTTCACAGGATATAAGCCCTCTCTTTAGTGTTGACAGAGAGAGCGTTGTAATCGAGACGGTAAAACGAAGTGAAGACGGAACCGCTTTGCTGCTGCGACTCTACAACAGCCTGGCAGGCAGAGGTGAATTCAGGCTCACTGCCGGCTTCGACGTTAAAGAATGTTTCAAGTCCAATATCATGGAAGAAAACCTTGAAAAGCTCGATGTTGCGGATAATGCAGTTACACTGAACATCAAGCCGTTTGAGATATTATGCTTGAAAATAAGCTGA
- a CDS encoding DNA/RNA non-specific endonuclease — protein MNRKISQKLPLDWISVFSLLAAIIILSGCGRSVKPARELPPAAIPVHDYEELCFYGCPAGGYDILLENIGYKAGYSESRKCPLWAAYFLDINRNMEYGKRPSRFKSDTRTNSQLTHNDYTHSGFDRGHMAPNYGIGKTAGREAQLETFYMSNICPQVPAHNQQIWRKLEELTANTYSTRYGRIWVITGPVFDSNTQRLESGVEIPDAFYKILIRPQESEPPRVIAFLIPQDCDIKADLDQYLSSVDDIEKLTGIDFMRRLPDEIEEKIESSAAVNRW, from the coding sequence ATGAATAGAAAAATATCACAAAAACTCCCCTTAGATTGGATTTCTGTTTTTTCACTTCTGGCCGCGATAATTATTTTATCCGGCTGCGGCCGGAGCGTGAAGCCTGCCCGGGAGCTGCCGCCCGCCGCGATACCGGTGCATGATTATGAAGAGCTTTGCTTTTACGGCTGCCCCGCGGGCGGTTACGACATCCTGCTTGAGAATATCGGATACAAAGCCGGCTACAGCGAATCGAGGAAATGCCCGCTCTGGGCGGCGTATTTTCTGGATATTAACCGGAACATGGAATACGGCAAGCGCCCCTCCCGGTTTAAAAGCGACACACGCACAAATTCTCAGCTCACTCACAACGACTACACGCATTCGGGGTTTGACCGCGGCCATATGGCACCAAACTACGGCATCGGCAAAACCGCCGGCAGAGAAGCCCAGCTCGAAACTTTCTACATGTCCAACATCTGCCCTCAGGTGCCGGCACACAACCAGCAGATATGGCGAAAACTCGAGGAGCTGACAGCAAACACGTACTCTACCCGATACGGCCGTATCTGGGTAATAACCGGCCCTGTATTTGATTCGAATACGCAGCGGCTCGAAAGCGGCGTAGAAATACCCGATGCCTTTTACAAGATTTTAATCCGCCCGCAAGAGAGCGAACCGCCTCGGGTTATCGCGTTTCTCATTCCGCAGGATTGTGATATAAAAGCCGATTTAGACCAATACCTGAGCAGTGTTGACGACATAGAAAAACTCACAGGAATTGATTTTATGCGCAGACTGCCCGACGAAATCGAAGAAAAAATCGAATCGTCTGCCGCTGTTAACCGCTGGTAA
- a CDS encoding uroporphyrinogen decarboxylase family protein — MQQTKDIGKIDIPRDFLEDNVNRYRKLMRGEKIEHAPFRLWLDNTFVCYHAKVDPVKYSTDLEVMFGAQKVVNDRFYDLRDFTIDVGNMDIFFDFDAFHEDYPNAQPFRVLEPALDNFDKYFCRKPVRECECVENINNAVKYFNARLPEHKKVGYYLGITGAMDLFSIIRGTENFFMDLYDKPQKVKRVFDFYLERALEWLEFANEQWGEYNLKNNNLHDKIDIGEDYCAYLPPELFRDFVVPYTGKIFETWKGRKLCSLHTDGDVVASGIELLNEANVEELMGFSPNIDINHYRKALPDVILGGNIHPIEVMIEGSPEDVKKAAKYCFESANQNQKFVLCTGGAISAGAKDENVDAFIEAAYKIVKY; from the coding sequence ATGCAGCAAACAAAAGATATCGGCAAAATTGACATACCTCGGGATTTTCTCGAGGACAACGTAAACCGTTACCGCAAACTGATGCGGGGCGAAAAAATCGAACACGCCCCTTTCAGGCTCTGGCTTGACAATACTTTTGTATGTTATCATGCCAAAGTTGACCCTGTGAAATACTCTACCGACCTGGAAGTCATGTTCGGCGCTCAAAAGGTTGTGAATGACAGGTTTTACGATCTTCGGGATTTTACAATTGATGTGGGCAACATGGATATATTCTTTGACTTTGATGCTTTTCACGAAGATTATCCAAACGCCCAACCTTTCAGGGTGCTTGAGCCGGCTCTTGATAATTTTGACAAATACTTCTGCCGCAAACCAGTGCGTGAATGCGAATGTGTTGAGAATATCAATAACGCGGTCAAATATTTCAACGCCCGCCTGCCCGAACATAAGAAGGTCGGTTATTATCTCGGTATTACAGGGGCGATGGATCTTTTTTCTATAATCCGCGGAACCGAAAACTTCTTTATGGATCTTTACGATAAGCCCCAAAAAGTTAAGAGGGTATTTGACTTTTACCTTGAACGAGCTCTCGAATGGCTGGAATTCGCGAACGAGCAATGGGGAGAATATAACTTGAAAAACAACAACCTCCACGACAAGATCGATATAGGCGAGGATTACTGCGCTTATCTGCCGCCCGAGCTGTTCAGGGATTTCGTAGTGCCCTATACCGGTAAGATATTTGAAACCTGGAAAGGCAGAAAGCTCTGTTCACTCCATACCGACGGCGATGTGGTGGCCTCTGGAATCGAGCTTTTGAACGAGGCTAATGTGGAGGAGCTGATGGGGTTTTCTCCGAATATCGACATAAACCATTACAGAAAGGCCCTGCCGGATGTAATTCTCGGCGGCAACATACACCCTATCGAAGTAATGATAGAAGGCAGCCCGGAAGATGTAAAAAAGGCTGCGAAGTACTGCTTTGAATCGGCAAACCAAAACCAGAAGTTTGTCCTGTGCACGGGCGGGGCGATATCCGCGGGCGCAAAAGATGAAAATGTAGATGCGTTTATCGAAGCGGCGTATAAAATTGTAAAGTATTAA
- a CDS encoding alpha-mannosidase, with the protein MSKKKVMHVISGTHWDREWRHTAEQSKPRLVDLVDTMIETLEKNKSYKTFCLDGGLVVLEDYFTVRPENRQRIKKLISSGRVTLVNWYTLPDTFTVAPEAMVRNIKLGQTMAQEFGGTMSSGYTATSYGQTSQLPQLYQGFGITNAIFYRGTNKYFKSLPLIEWSAKDGSKIHLLRTFDEVTRTNWFFYVHQPLVVGKGTRDTSYTYQNDHIPSHCCDEMLYERGLVVLKEQESFNRSPEALKKALGYIVEQAGPYAVADNILALNMEDNDVPFNLLPEMISELNKVSGDIEIVQSSMDEYMAKIVKDTENMKLPAHQGELRNEAVEHGFNGLLGATHSSRVKLKIYNEKCETGLIYYAEPLASMAAMLGEEYPETMLKRAWRHLLLNQAHDSICGAAVDRAHEDMLYNFSLAEMVGEEITARSELALIRKLNTAAAFKDGDYTITLFNTLHQDREEVLPIIVDFPLNGDQPLKNEFGTYFDIVDKKGKEYEYEVLATDKISIGVERVLDTKGISMPAERKRLLLKTDVPAMGYKTLAVRPRPPKYIKHPKPDTGRAPIAREDGVLENEFIKVTVNPNGTFSMLHKPTGHLMEKMHYYTDNGEVGNAHLSRIPDRDFVRTTLGANAAVTLVETNNLRGTLRIDLSITVPAAATDEGNDRLREEKLIPITTWLTLTKDGRYLKVHTKLHNEARDHRLRVNYPSGIKTNKVDVESAFAVDTRDIRVTDTGDNFEKFYAYQPMQNFIDLSSQKASLAVLNKGLREYEVKDDPERTIAITMLRTQRAYMTANSKMTPEELDQYTGQHSFGTLEYDYALYPHKGGWESAGVLDMAYKFKVGVHAVQSVPHNLGDMPVSGSFITITGAKDLALAALKQADDGSGVILRVWNPGDKTVKASIKTRLPVSSAAECKLNESVEKELKVTRGSIAFESAPYKITTLLLRY; encoded by the coding sequence ATGTCTAAGAAAAAAGTTATGCATGTAATATCAGGCACACACTGGGACAGGGAGTGGCGGCATACTGCCGAACAGTCCAAGCCCCGCCTGGTTGACCTGGTTGATACAATGATTGAAACTCTCGAGAAAAACAAGAGTTACAAGACATTCTGTCTCGACGGCGGACTGGTTGTGCTGGAAGATTATTTTACGGTACGCCCGGAAAACAGGCAGAGAATAAAGAAACTTATAAGCTCCGGCAGGGTTACGCTGGTTAACTGGTACACATTGCCGGATACCTTCACCGTAGCACCCGAGGCAATGGTGAGAAATATAAAGCTCGGCCAGACAATGGCCCAGGAATTTGGCGGAACGATGAGCTCTGGTTATACAGCCACATCTTACGGCCAGACTTCACAGCTTCCCCAGCTCTATCAGGGTTTCGGGATTACCAACGCGATATTCTACCGCGGCACAAACAAGTACTTCAAATCGCTTCCTCTGATTGAATGGAGCGCCAAGGACGGCAGCAAGATACACCTGCTGCGGACATTTGACGAGGTTACAAGGACAAACTGGTTCTTCTATGTGCATCAGCCGCTGGTAGTGGGCAAGGGCACCAGAGATACCTCATATACCTATCAAAATGACCATATCCCCTCGCATTGCTGCGATGAGATGCTTTATGAACGCGGCCTTGTCGTTCTCAAAGAGCAGGAATCATTTAACCGCTCCCCTGAAGCTCTTAAAAAGGCACTTGGCTATATTGTCGAGCAGGCCGGGCCTTATGCTGTTGCCGACAATATTCTGGCATTGAACATGGAAGACAATGATGTGCCGTTCAACCTGCTGCCTGAAATGATAAGCGAGCTTAACAAGGTTTCCGGCGACATTGAAATAGTCCAGAGCTCAATGGACGAATACATGGCCAAAATCGTCAAGGACACTGAAAACATGAAACTGCCCGCTCACCAGGGAGAGCTTCGCAATGAGGCGGTAGAGCATGGTTTCAACGGGCTTCTCGGCGCAACTCATTCTTCACGCGTGAAGCTGAAAATCTACAACGAAAAATGCGAAACCGGCCTGATTTATTACGCTGAGCCGCTTGCATCTATGGCGGCGATGCTCGGCGAGGAATACCCCGAAACAATGCTCAAGCGGGCGTGGCGGCATCTGCTGCTCAACCAGGCGCATGACAGTATCTGCGGAGCGGCGGTTGACAGGGCGCACGAGGATATGCTGTATAACTTCTCGCTTGCCGAAATGGTTGGAGAAGAAATCACCGCACGCAGCGAGCTTGCACTTATCAGGAAGCTCAACACCGCCGCGGCATTCAAGGACGGCGATTATACGATAACCCTTTTCAACACACTCCATCAAGACAGAGAAGAAGTCCTGCCGATTATAGTAGATTTCCCGCTCAACGGCGATCAGCCGCTGAAAAATGAGTTCGGCACCTACTTTGATATCGTTGATAAAAAGGGCAAAGAGTACGAATACGAAGTGCTCGCAACTGACAAAATCAGTATCGGCGTAGAGCGTGTTCTCGACACCAAAGGCATCAGTATGCCCGCGGAGCGTAAACGCCTTCTGCTCAAGACAGACGTACCCGCAATGGGCTACAAGACGCTTGCCGTCAGGCCGCGGCCGCCAAAATACATAAAGCATCCAAAACCCGATACCGGCCGCGCACCAATTGCACGCGAAGACGGAGTTCTCGAGAATGAATTCATAAAGGTTACCGTTAATCCGAACGGAACTTTCTCAATGCTGCATAAGCCGACCGGCCACCTGATGGAAAAGATGCACTACTATACCGACAACGGTGAAGTGGGCAACGCTCACCTGAGCAGAATTCCTGACCGGGACTTTGTCCGCACAACACTTGGGGCAAACGCCGCCGTTACACTTGTTGAGACTAACAACCTCCGCGGCACTTTACGCATTGACCTGAGCATCACGGTGCCTGCCGCCGCGACAGATGAAGGCAATGACAGGCTCCGCGAAGAAAAGCTGATCCCGATAACGACCTGGCTCACACTCACCAAAGACGGCCGGTACCTCAAGGTACACACAAAGCTGCACAACGAGGCGCGTGACCATCGGCTCCGCGTAAACTACCCAAGCGGCATAAAGACCAACAAGGTTGACGTTGAAAGCGCTTTTGCGGTAGATACCCGTGATATCCGGGTGACAGACACCGGCGATAATTTTGAGAAATTCTACGCCTACCAGCCCATGCAGAACTTTATTGACCTGAGCAGCCAGAAGGCATCGCTGGCGGTTCTCAACAAGGGCCTTCGCGAGTATGAAGTAAAGGACGACCCCGAGAGAACGATAGCGATAACAATGCTGCGGACACAGCGGGCGTACATGACAGCCAACAGCAAGATGACCCCGGAAGAGCTGGATCAGTACACCGGCCAGCATTCCTTCGGCACGCTTGAATATGACTACGCACTGTATCCTCACAAGGGCGGCTGGGAATCGGCCGGGGTTCTGGATATGGCGTACAAATTCAAGGTTGGCGTACATGCCGTTCAGTCTGTGCCGCACAATCTCGGCGATATGCCGGTCAGCGGTTCATTTATCACTATAACAGGTGCCAAAGACCTGGCGTTAGCTGCCCTCAAACAGGCCGATGACGGCAGCGGTGTTATACTTCGTGTCTGGAATCCGGGCGACAAAACCGTTAAGGCTTCCATAAAGACCAGGCTGCCGGTATCAAGTGCCGCCGAGTGCAAACTCAACGAGTCGGTTGAAAAAGAGCTCAAGGTAACCCGCGGCAGCATAGCGTTCGAATCCGCACCATACAAGATTACAACGCTTCTGTTGAGATACTGA
- a CDS encoding metallophosphoesterase family protein has product MADNNLTRRNFISAAGAATASLTGINTALASNRSAAVQSSLLAQAAARGEKPNPGSGTLKGFIVSDVHFGWKHPAQPSNVMIAQNIGNILERFDELDVFLDTGDIHHGDSGDQGRADFTQFEQSALKQLPFYVAGGNHETIGYRGAECEARTMQLCSITCRPYYSIDIKGVHLVFLPELMAANLITAESLEWLRLDLELNKDKTTLILTHNSIKDTTRYWDSITYRRVANSEEVLNIINSYSNVIGWMHGHNHTWEIEEKFGKYFVSNGRIGGFSPPFPNDNVGDGLLGGIYFEISPQSFTVRGYCSNKQCFLDELKGYEHMTRTMKLRTSVDENAPFAHSWGMGGARSGLITPAYNHHLPGEDSVQELFIAGCSSPVFSENSNLDITAEQPEGWSKSKSVSGLAVSPTKDVAGEVDGIRFLNPGIELLPLGGGNDTRSLFSPSTGNGAGYYRCVPGKTYQAQITASGKSDVKCTLEFHVYDSDKKKLHSEKAAAVSLKGSGRTTIKASCKIPESAAKNSIYSDSQREGCVNLVVQAKFENLTSPVQVHEFNIRGAAASGQTRDASVVIAGKTYKHRGAVSTEPARLALDSQIQSRDAVRVDAGGNERLSWLIRQTGLAWQVRNAPASVQKDASVKIGPMRNTYNDLDEIIIVPLKSPQTPYVHRMRGIDSCRIEPYDPVKKELRIHVDKVIGDYQQMLVLNAPGSPRVWENCKHRNVGTYRPDIVGFQVAGEGTVVIGF; this is encoded by the coding sequence ATGGCAGATAATAACTTGACCAGACGTAACTTCATCTCCGCCGCCGGCGCCGCAACCGCTTCGCTGACGGGGATTAACACCGCACTTGCCTCGAACCGTTCCGCGGCTGTTCAATCTTCACTACTCGCACAGGCCGCCGCTCGCGGCGAAAAGCCAAATCCCGGCAGCGGAACATTAAAGGGCTTTATCGTCTCAGATGTTCATTTCGGCTGGAAACATCCCGCCCAGCCATCAAACGTGATGATCGCCCAGAACATCGGCAATATACTGGAGAGATTCGACGAGCTGGATGTATTCCTCGACACGGGCGATATTCACCACGGCGACAGCGGCGATCAGGGACGTGCCGATTTTACACAGTTTGAGCAGTCGGCCCTGAAACAGCTGCCGTTCTATGTTGCCGGCGGAAACCACGAAACTATCGGCTACCGCGGCGCTGAATGCGAAGCCCGCACAATGCAGCTTTGCAGTATTACCTGCCGGCCGTACTACAGCATAGACATAAAAGGCGTGCATCTGGTTTTTCTGCCCGAGCTTATGGCGGCGAATCTGATAACCGCAGAATCCCTTGAATGGCTCAGACTTGACCTCGAGCTCAATAAAGACAAAACCACGCTTATCCTTACTCACAACTCAATAAAAGACACAACCCGTTACTGGGACAGCATCACCTACCGCCGCGTAGCAAACAGCGAAGAGGTTCTAAATATAATCAACAGCTACAGCAATGTAATCGGCTGGATGCACGGACACAACCACACCTGGGAGATTGAGGAAAAGTTCGGCAAATACTTCGTCTCCAACGGACGTATCGGCGGTTTTTCTCCGCCGTTTCCAAATGACAACGTCGGCGACGGCCTGCTGGGCGGGATATACTTTGAGATATCGCCGCAGAGCTTTACCGTTCGGGGGTACTGCTCGAATAAGCAGTGCTTCCTCGATGAGCTCAAAGGCTATGAACATATGACACGCACAATGAAGCTGCGCACCAGCGTTGATGAAAATGCCCCGTTTGCTCACAGCTGGGGTATGGGCGGCGCACGCAGCGGCCTTATAACGCCGGCATATAATCACCATCTCCCCGGCGAAGATTCCGTACAGGAGCTGTTCATCGCAGGCTGCTCAAGTCCGGTTTTCAGCGAAAACAGCAATCTCGATATAACTGCCGAACAGCCGGAAGGCTGGTCCAAAAGCAAATCGGTATCAGGACTTGCAGTCTCCCCGACAAAGGATGTCGCAGGCGAGGTTGACGGCATACGTTTCCTCAATCCCGGCATAGAGCTGCTGCCGCTGGGTGGCGGCAATGACACGAGGAGCCTGTTTTCTCCATCGACCGGCAACGGGGCGGGCTACTACCGCTGCGTCCCCGGTAAGACATACCAGGCCCAGATAACCGCTTCGGGCAAAAGCGATGTGAAATGCACGCTTGAGTTCCATGTTTACGACAGTGATAAAAAGAAGCTCCATTCGGAAAAGGCCGCGGCTGTGAGCCTAAAAGGCAGCGGCAGGACAACTATCAAGGCCTCCTGCAAGATCCCCGAATCAGCGGCAAAGAACAGTATCTACAGCGACAGCCAGAGAGAGGGCTGCGTAAACCTTGTTGTTCAGGCAAAGTTCGAAAACCTTACTTCTCCGGTTCAGGTACATGAATTTAACATCCGCGGCGCGGCTGCCTCGGGGCAGACAAGAGATGCCTCTGTTGTCATCGCCGGCAAGACATACAAACACCGCGGTGCTGTTTCAACAGAGCCGGCCCGGCTGGCACTGGATTCCCAAATCCAATCACGCGACGCGGTCAGGGTAGATGCAGGCGGCAATGAGCGGCTGAGCTGGCTTATCAGGCAGACCGGACTGGCATGGCAGGTACGAAACGCCCCGGCATCAGTCCAGAAAGATGCCTCTGTGAAAATCGGCCCCATGAGGAACACTTACAATGACCTTGATGAGATAATCATTGTTCCGCTCAAAAGCCCTCAAACGCCGTATGTGCACAGGATGCGGGGAATTGATTCATGCAGGATAGAGCCGTATGACCCTGTGAAAAAGGAGCTGCGGATACATGTGGATAAGGTTATCGGCGATTATCAGCAAATGCTGGTGCTCAATGCTCCCGGTTCGCCCCGGGTATGGGAGAACTGCAAACACCGCAACGTAGGCACTTACCGGCCGGATATTGTAGGCTTCCAGGTCGCCGGTGAAGGAACGGTTGTTATCGGTTTCTAA